The following proteins are co-located in the Escherichia fergusonii ATCC 35469 genome:
- a CDS encoding PstS family phosphate ABC transporter substrate-binding protein, translated as MKNNKWIFTSFVLAFIAIPIMTHLVALVVLMLLGLTEFICDSLNYTLGTLGQNLQLYGGLSLGALAMFIEGAVWGKRCTRPELNSSLRYCLMLLPALLVLIAWIMIVQNAQFSFRGEGYANLLFWALPWWGLNIGFIISGWYWGMLIIPVGSQVIFTLGYYISQRKNIFPGDAQYGRNIITLVIFILALIATWQAKLRADKYAYETKERSVTETFNIYADYHPNSVNKKLTPLRGNVPFQYKVERPRLDGATALYPLYASAFYALNEFPETNTRENINHCCLKVSRTPEAYNRLIENKADLIFVAMPSKKQQQNAEAASVKLNYTPFAKEAFVFIVNADNPVNSLTENQVRDIFSGKITRWKDVGGNNEDIQIWQRPEDSGSQTVMLGKVMKNTPMLPAKETEMATGMGGVIRRVADYQNTSSAIGYTFRYYATVMNADKNIKLLAINGVSPTIDNIRNDTYPYTINGYMVTRENPTAETQQFVDWFLSPQGQQLVQDVGYVPLYSIMNTVKKNFEK; from the coding sequence ATGAAAAACAATAAATGGATTTTTACTTCGTTTGTACTGGCTTTTATCGCTATTCCCATCATGACCCATTTGGTAGCATTAGTCGTACTAATGCTTCTTGGTCTGACGGAATTTATCTGTGATTCACTAAATTATACGTTAGGTACATTAGGGCAAAACTTACAGCTCTATGGAGGGCTTTCCCTGGGTGCCCTGGCAATGTTTATTGAAGGTGCCGTATGGGGGAAACGGTGTACCAGGCCGGAACTTAACTCCTCTTTACGTTATTGCCTGATGTTGCTACCAGCTTTACTGGTGCTGATTGCATGGATAATGATTGTACAAAATGCTCAATTCAGTTTCCGTGGTGAAGGTTATGCAAATCTCCTTTTCTGGGCTTTACCCTGGTGGGGGTTAAATATTGGATTTATTATTTCAGGATGGTATTGGGGGATGTTGATTATCCCTGTGGGTTCGCAAGTTATTTTTACACTCGGATATTATATATCGCAGCGAAAGAATATATTCCCTGGCGATGCTCAGTATGGTCGTAATATCATCACTCTTGTGATTTTTATTCTTGCCCTAATTGCCACATGGCAAGCGAAATTACGTGCTGATAAATATGCATATGAAACCAAAGAGCGAAGTGTCACAGAAACTTTCAACATATATGCAGATTATCACCCTAATAGCGTCAATAAGAAACTCACACCGTTACGTGGAAATGTGCCATTTCAATATAAAGTAGAACGCCCACGACTTGATGGTGCCACAGCACTTTATCCACTTTATGCTTCTGCATTTTATGCATTAAATGAATTTCCCGAAACTAACACAAGGGAAAATATTAATCATTGCTGTTTGAAAGTTTCACGCACACCTGAGGCTTATAACAGACTTATTGAAAATAAAGCCGATCTCATTTTTGTTGCAATGCCCTCAAAAAAACAACAACAAAATGCAGAAGCAGCAAGCGTCAAATTAAATTATACCCCTTTTGCTAAAGAGGCATTTGTCTTTATCGTTAATGCAGATAACCCTGTGAATTCACTTACTGAAAATCAGGTCCGTGATATTTTTAGTGGAAAAATAACTCGCTGGAAGGATGTAGGTGGTAACAATGAAGATATACAAATTTGGCAGCGCCCGGAAGACTCAGGTAGTCAAACAGTAATGTTAGGAAAAGTAATGAAAAACACTCCCATGCTGCCTGCAAAAGAAACAGAAATGGCTACAGGAATGGGCGGAGTGATCCGAAGAGTCGCTGATTATCAAAATACATCAAGTGCTATTGGATATACGTTTCGTTATTATGCCACGGTAATGAATGCTGATAAAAACATAAAACTACTGGCAATAAATGGTGTTTCGCCAACCATAGATAATATTCGCAATGATACGTATCCCTATACAATTAATGGCTATATGGTGACACGCGAAAACCCTACGGCGGAAACTCAGCAATTTGTCGACTGGTTTTTAAGTCCGCAAGGTCAACAACTGGTGCAGGATGTGGGGTATGTGCCTTTGTACTCAATTATGAACACTGTTAAAAAGAATTTTGAAAAATGA
- a CDS encoding fimbrial protein, which translates to MLTYSCGHIKEIILLFVLSICSCYNIVYAEDMGRDRAFCYPGAPGNNTTPAMFSYNFGTITISDVNNNSPGKVLPSQNWKIGTYKAYCNSLDDYEVYFSGVSGIDPSGASGDYQGSDIFIPVTHEISVSTHVKLYNKNGSLTDKTVPFDNYSTNYPLDRSKPSSWGSGTEGYIKIRLDKKIISDISINNVLLVSLYVSQLPTEHGPIPVFNAYIGNLNIEVPQGCTINEGTSFTVNMPDVWASELSRAGAGVKPTGVSPVATTIPINCTNKDVDAVMTLVFDGNISSTRDINGRQSIIQAEDNPDVGIMIMDSQQESVDLNALAAHVGVPFKLVENRAESAQTADVTFLSLPVSTTGRLPAAGHYNALAVLRVEYQ; encoded by the coding sequence ATGCTTACTTATTCTTGTGGACATATAAAAGAAATTATTTTATTGTTTGTTCTATCGATCTGTAGTTGCTATAACATCGTATATGCTGAAGATATGGGACGGGATCGCGCTTTTTGTTATCCTGGTGCGCCAGGTAATAATACTACTCCTGCGATGTTTTCTTATAATTTTGGCACTATCACTATCTCAGATGTTAATAATAACTCACCCGGAAAAGTACTACCCTCACAGAACTGGAAAATAGGAACTTACAAGGCTTACTGTAATTCATTGGATGATTATGAAGTTTATTTTTCTGGTGTGTCTGGGATTGATCCGTCGGGGGCGTCAGGTGATTATCAGGGGAGCGATATATTTATTCCTGTAACTCATGAAATATCTGTCTCGACACATGTAAAACTCTATAATAAAAATGGCTCACTGACAGATAAGACAGTACCTTTTGACAATTATAGCACTAATTATCCATTGGATAGAAGTAAACCATCGAGTTGGGGGTCAGGTACTGAAGGTTATATAAAAATTAGACTTGATAAAAAAATAATATCCGATATATCAATAAATAATGTATTGCTGGTTTCTTTGTATGTCAGTCAGCTCCCAACAGAGCATGGACCAATTCCAGTATTTAATGCTTATATTGGCAACTTAAATATTGAGGTTCCACAAGGCTGCACAATTAATGAGGGTACAAGTTTTACCGTTAATATGCCAGATGTTTGGGCCAGTGAATTAAGTCGGGCGGGGGCTGGAGTGAAGCCAACGGGTGTTTCTCCGGTAGCAACGACTATTCCGATAAATTGTACGAATAAAGATGTTGATGCCGTAATGACGCTAGTTTTTGATGGCAATATTTCATCAACGAGAGACATTAATGGTCGGCAAAGTATTATTCAGGCGGAGGATAACCCAGACGTTGGAATTATGATTATGGATAGCCAACAGGAATCCGTAGACTTGAATGCACTGGCTGCCCATGTTGGTGTGCCATTTAAATTAGTTGAAAACAGGGCAGAGTCAGCTCAGACGGCAGACGTGACTTTTCTGTCTCTCCCCGTCAGCACCACTGGGCGACTACCTGCTGCGGGCCATTATAACGCTCTGGCTGTTTTGAGGGTGGAATACCAGTGA
- a CDS encoding molecular chaperone encodes MHQFPLSSLMINVLICILICCTNAQAGVVVGGTRFVYPEKQSSISVELKNTASKDMLVKISVTPDDGRQLKGTLESQPLLPDKAFIVTPPLLVLKQDKNTKIRINGMGASLPADRESLFILNVAALPAQEQNSQLKNENQLQVAVRNRMKIFYRPAKLSGNALEAYQQLRWSRNNEVVTIFNPTPWYVTLYNLSIDGKSINGGMVAPFTHRQQNWCQRQGYCEISWQTLDLYNNALPEWNVKLNVFQNNAMGAVAIHG; translated from the coding sequence ATGCATCAGTTTCCTTTATCGTCACTTATGATTAATGTGCTGATATGCATTTTAATATGTTGCACAAATGCGCAAGCAGGAGTTGTTGTTGGCGGTACTCGTTTTGTTTACCCAGAAAAGCAGTCATCAATTTCGGTCGAGCTTAAAAATACTGCCAGTAAAGATATGCTGGTTAAAATCTCCGTGACACCTGATGATGGCCGTCAGTTAAAAGGGACGCTGGAATCTCAGCCTTTACTTCCAGATAAGGCATTTATTGTCACACCACCATTATTGGTACTTAAACAAGATAAAAATACTAAAATAAGAATTAATGGCATGGGTGCTTCATTACCTGCAGATCGTGAGAGTTTATTTATACTGAATGTGGCAGCGTTACCTGCTCAGGAACAAAACTCACAGCTTAAGAACGAGAATCAACTTCAGGTAGCTGTACGTAATCGGATGAAAATATTTTATCGCCCAGCGAAGTTATCAGGTAATGCACTTGAAGCTTATCAACAGTTACGCTGGTCACGAAACAATGAAGTTGTCACCATTTTTAACCCGACTCCCTGGTATGTGACACTCTATAATTTATCTATTGATGGTAAAAGCATAAATGGTGGCATGGTCGCACCATTTACTCATCGTCAACAGAATTGGTGTCAGCGGCAAGGATATTGCGAGATTAGCTGGCAAACATTGGATCTTTATAATAATGCCTTACCTGAATGGAACGTAAAGTTAAATGTTTTTCAAAATAATGCAATGGGTGCAGTAGCAATACATGGATAA